One genomic window of Arachis hypogaea cultivar Tifrunner chromosome 8, arahy.Tifrunner.gnm2.J5K5, whole genome shotgun sequence includes the following:
- the LOC112707105 gene encoding uncharacterized protein isoform X2 produces the protein MFDIWFGWSKASKCKRTIKRGRCRLKLIKNKREAIARQLRKDVAELIHCGHDETALNRVEQLIEDERLAAVYELLDHYCEFVLSQLSYIRRHRDCPNDINEAVSSLIYASARCGEIPELCVIRKLFGERYGDKFVTTAMELLLGNLVNNQLKENLSGNLVSEDLKLKMVDEIVRENCTQEQVLAIQYYPSWQQEQVKENKGYQVHPSETEEIERDLTCVDSSMSKPNDSCSSPKSTLIDVSAIVPAVQKYPPYILNSPLKKKTVNFTELEDYGGDIEECEFSVSKDGTFQDQTLFKFRTSGQSKRERKETQITCYESNIDRHESWSEKSSIRAYTKSKRVKRPRRRSASFESIGIMDIGYMVYYHKPWRSPSAHKHGTHRLRKDQKPSPDGISLSSYAQKRLKEKISESSQSEDGTRRRSFNMRMSGCSLDQPCQFLLYDYDDDKPKKWIKATHFHQVSVDECCDCQPFMDDLVTTNITQRPRPNQKSYSGETKHHFLGSNEIETDYSVSKGNYASSKCSNARNTTCSLTRTETEANYSRAVSMPQDRRRSCVKDKMVRTYSCPNHVHPKLPEYDDIAAKFTALKRERQESKSPATKVDNRDLESI, from the exons GTTTGACATCTGGTTTGGTTGGTCCAAAGCTTCAAAATG taaGAGAACAATAAAAAGAGGGAGGTGCAGGCTGAAGCTGATAAAGAACAAGAGGGAAGCAATTGCAAGGCAATTGAGAAAAGATGTGGCTGAACTCATACATTGTGGCCATGATGAAACTGCTCTTAACCGG GTTGAGCAGCTCATTGAAGATGAAAGGCTAGCTGCTGTATATGAATTGCTTGATCATTACTGTGAATTTGTTCTTTCTCAACTCTCCTATATCCGAAGGCACAG ggACTGTCCTAATGATATCAATGAAGCAGTTTCTAGTCTTATATATGCTTCTGCAAGATGTGGGGAGATTCCTGAGCTCTGTGTCATAAGGAAGCTATTTGGAGAGCGTTATGGTGACAAGTTTGTCACTACAGCTATGGAGCTGCTTCTTGGAAATCTTGTAAACAATCAG TTAAAAGAGAACCTATCAGGAAATCTAGTGTCAGAAGATCTCAAGTTGAAAATGGTTGATGAAATAGTAAGGGAAAACTGCACACAAGAACAGGTTTTAGCCATTCAATACTACCCCAGTTGGCAACAAGAACAG GTCAAAGAAAACAAAGGTTATCAAGTACATCCTTCAGAGACTGAAGAGATAGAAAGGGATCTTACATGTGTTGATTCATCTATGTCCAAACCAAATGACTCTTGTTCTTCACCAAAATCTACCTTAATTGATGTTTCTGCAATTGTACCTGCTGTTCAGAAGTATCCTCCATATATCCTGAACTCtcctttgaaaaagaaaacagtgAACTTTACTGAGCTTGAGGATTATGGTGGTGACATTGAGGAATGTGAGTTTTCTGTATCAAAAGATGGTACTTTCCAGGACCAAACACTATTTAAGTTCAGAACCTCTGGCCAATCCAAGAGAGAACGAAAAGAAACTCAAATTACTTGTTATGAAAGCAACATAGATCGACACGAGTCGTGGAGCGAAAAGTCAAGCATAAGGGCCTATACAAAGAGCAAAAGGGTTAAAAGGCCAAGAAGGAGATCAGCATCTTTTGAAAGCATAGGCATAATGGATATTGGATACATGGTATACTATCATAAGCCATGGAGAAGTCCCTCGGCGCATAAACACGGCACTCATCGCCTCAGAAAGGATCAAAAGCCTTCGCCGGATGGAATTTCCCTATCAAGCTATGCTCAGAAGAGATTGAAGGAAAAGATTTCGGAGTCGAGTCAAAGTGAAGATGGCACAAGGAGAAGATCTTTCAACATGAGAATGAGTGGATGCAGCTTGGACCAACCTTGTCAATTTCTCCtctatgattatgatgatgataaaCCAAAGAAATGGATCAAAGCTACACATTTTCATCAAGTTTCGGTTGATGAATGTTGTGATTGCCAACCCTTCATGGATGATTTAGTTACCACTAACATCACTCAGAGGCCGAGGCCGAATCAAAAGAGTTATAGTGGTGAAACTAAGCATCATTTTCTTGGAAGCAATGAAATAGAAACAGATTACTCTGTTTCAAAGGGAAACTATGCTTCTTCCAAATGTTCCAATGCAAGGAATACTACTTGTTCCTTAACAAGAACAGAAACAGAAGCTAACTACTCGAGGGCCGTGTCGATGCCTCAAGATCGGCGGCGCAGTTGTGTCAAAGACAAGATGGTTAGAACATACTCATGTCCAAATCATGTTCATCCAAAGTTGCCGGAGTATGATGACATAGCTGCAAAGTTCACTGCTCTAAAGAGAGAGCGCCAAGAAAGCAAAAGTCCAGCTACAAAAGTAGATAATAGAGACTTAGAGAGCATTTGA
- the LOC112707105 gene encoding uncharacterized protein isoform X1 — translation MFDIWFGWSKASKCKRTIKRGRCRLKLIKNKREAIARQLRKDVAELIHCGHDETALNRQQQVEQLIEDERLAAVYELLDHYCEFVLSQLSYIRRHRDCPNDINEAVSSLIYASARCGEIPELCVIRKLFGERYGDKFVTTAMELLLGNLVNNQLKENLSGNLVSEDLKLKMVDEIVRENCTQEQVLAIQYYPSWQQEQVKENKGYQVHPSETEEIERDLTCVDSSMSKPNDSCSSPKSTLIDVSAIVPAVQKYPPYILNSPLKKKTVNFTELEDYGGDIEECEFSVSKDGTFQDQTLFKFRTSGQSKRERKETQITCYESNIDRHESWSEKSSIRAYTKSKRVKRPRRRSASFESIGIMDIGYMVYYHKPWRSPSAHKHGTHRLRKDQKPSPDGISLSSYAQKRLKEKISESSQSEDGTRRRSFNMRMSGCSLDQPCQFLLYDYDDDKPKKWIKATHFHQVSVDECCDCQPFMDDLVTTNITQRPRPNQKSYSGETKHHFLGSNEIETDYSVSKGNYASSKCSNARNTTCSLTRTETEANYSRAVSMPQDRRRSCVKDKMVRTYSCPNHVHPKLPEYDDIAAKFTALKRERQESKSPATKVDNRDLESI, via the exons GTTTGACATCTGGTTTGGTTGGTCCAAAGCTTCAAAATG taaGAGAACAATAAAAAGAGGGAGGTGCAGGCTGAAGCTGATAAAGAACAAGAGGGAAGCAATTGCAAGGCAATTGAGAAAAGATGTGGCTGAACTCATACATTGTGGCCATGATGAAACTGCTCTTAACCGG CAACAACAGGTTGAGCAGCTCATTGAAGATGAAAGGCTAGCTGCTGTATATGAATTGCTTGATCATTACTGTGAATTTGTTCTTTCTCAACTCTCCTATATCCGAAGGCACAG ggACTGTCCTAATGATATCAATGAAGCAGTTTCTAGTCTTATATATGCTTCTGCAAGATGTGGGGAGATTCCTGAGCTCTGTGTCATAAGGAAGCTATTTGGAGAGCGTTATGGTGACAAGTTTGTCACTACAGCTATGGAGCTGCTTCTTGGAAATCTTGTAAACAATCAG TTAAAAGAGAACCTATCAGGAAATCTAGTGTCAGAAGATCTCAAGTTGAAAATGGTTGATGAAATAGTAAGGGAAAACTGCACACAAGAACAGGTTTTAGCCATTCAATACTACCCCAGTTGGCAACAAGAACAG GTCAAAGAAAACAAAGGTTATCAAGTACATCCTTCAGAGACTGAAGAGATAGAAAGGGATCTTACATGTGTTGATTCATCTATGTCCAAACCAAATGACTCTTGTTCTTCACCAAAATCTACCTTAATTGATGTTTCTGCAATTGTACCTGCTGTTCAGAAGTATCCTCCATATATCCTGAACTCtcctttgaaaaagaaaacagtgAACTTTACTGAGCTTGAGGATTATGGTGGTGACATTGAGGAATGTGAGTTTTCTGTATCAAAAGATGGTACTTTCCAGGACCAAACACTATTTAAGTTCAGAACCTCTGGCCAATCCAAGAGAGAACGAAAAGAAACTCAAATTACTTGTTATGAAAGCAACATAGATCGACACGAGTCGTGGAGCGAAAAGTCAAGCATAAGGGCCTATACAAAGAGCAAAAGGGTTAAAAGGCCAAGAAGGAGATCAGCATCTTTTGAAAGCATAGGCATAATGGATATTGGATACATGGTATACTATCATAAGCCATGGAGAAGTCCCTCGGCGCATAAACACGGCACTCATCGCCTCAGAAAGGATCAAAAGCCTTCGCCGGATGGAATTTCCCTATCAAGCTATGCTCAGAAGAGATTGAAGGAAAAGATTTCGGAGTCGAGTCAAAGTGAAGATGGCACAAGGAGAAGATCTTTCAACATGAGAATGAGTGGATGCAGCTTGGACCAACCTTGTCAATTTCTCCtctatgattatgatgatgataaaCCAAAGAAATGGATCAAAGCTACACATTTTCATCAAGTTTCGGTTGATGAATGTTGTGATTGCCAACCCTTCATGGATGATTTAGTTACCACTAACATCACTCAGAGGCCGAGGCCGAATCAAAAGAGTTATAGTGGTGAAACTAAGCATCATTTTCTTGGAAGCAATGAAATAGAAACAGATTACTCTGTTTCAAAGGGAAACTATGCTTCTTCCAAATGTTCCAATGCAAGGAATACTACTTGTTCCTTAACAAGAACAGAAACAGAAGCTAACTACTCGAGGGCCGTGTCGATGCCTCAAGATCGGCGGCGCAGTTGTGTCAAAGACAAGATGGTTAGAACATACTCATGTCCAAATCATGTTCATCCAAAGTTGCCGGAGTATGATGACATAGCTGCAAAGTTCACTGCTCTAAAGAGAGAGCGCCAAGAAAGCAAAAGTCCAGCTACAAAAGTAGATAATAGAGACTTAGAGAGCATTTGA